One stretch of Dokdonia sp. Hel_I_53 DNA includes these proteins:
- a CDS encoding amidophosphoribosyltransferase, whose protein sequence is MSDAIKHECGIAVIRLKKPLQFYKDKYGTAFYGVNKMYLMMEKQHNRGQDGAGFASIKLDVAPGERYISRQRSTAQQPIQDIFAEINNRINTIMTSNPDKKDDVAWQKSNVPYIGELLLGHVRYGTFGKNSVESVHPFLRQNNWMHRNLIVAGNFNMTNVSQLFEKLISLGQHPKERADTITVMEKIGHFLDDEVSKLYKKLKKEGFNKQQASPKIAQRLKVGKILKRASKDWDGGYAMAGLLGHGDAFVLRDPAGIRPAYYYEDDEVAVVASERPVIQTAFNVPFDEVKELDPGAAVIVKKSGELSIEQILTPLARKACSFERIYFSRGSDAEIYKERKMLGRLLMPEVLKSIDYDTKNSVFSFIPNTAETSFYGMVEAAQDELNRQKGEEILANKDNLDPSSIERILSRRLRTEKIAIKDAKLRTFITEDSSRDDLVAHVYDITYGVIKPEDKLVIIDDSIVRGTTLKKSIIKMMARLNPAKIIVVSSAPQIRYPDCYGIDMAKLEDFIAFRAAIELLKDHGKDGLIDEVYNKCKAQEAFEDKDVINYVKEIYAPFTQKEVSKKIAELLTDPSIKTEVEIIYQTVENLHQACPKNLGDWYFTGDYPTDGGHRVVNKAFINFVEGNNARAY, encoded by the coding sequence ATGAGTGACGCTATTAAACACGAATGCGGAATTGCAGTAATACGCCTTAAAAAACCACTTCAATTTTATAAAGACAAATATGGCACAGCATTTTATGGGGTAAACAAAATGTACCTCATGATGGAAAAGCAGCATAACCGAGGTCAAGATGGGGCGGGCTTTGCTAGTATAAAGTTAGATGTCGCTCCTGGCGAGCGCTATATCTCAAGACAGCGCTCTACAGCGCAACAACCCATACAAGATATTTTTGCAGAGATTAACAACCGCATTAATACTATAATGACATCAAATCCAGATAAAAAGGATGATGTGGCTTGGCAAAAAAGTAACGTTCCTTATATAGGAGAACTCCTATTGGGTCACGTACGGTACGGGACCTTTGGTAAAAATAGCGTTGAAAGCGTACATCCCTTCTTACGTCAAAACAACTGGATGCATCGTAACCTTATTGTGGCTGGCAACTTTAACATGACCAACGTATCTCAACTCTTTGAGAAATTGATTTCACTTGGACAACATCCTAAAGAGCGTGCAGATACAATTACTGTCATGGAAAAAATAGGGCATTTTCTAGATGATGAAGTTTCAAAACTTTACAAAAAACTCAAAAAAGAGGGTTTTAACAAACAGCAGGCTTCGCCAAAGATTGCACAACGGCTCAAAGTAGGTAAAATACTTAAGCGTGCATCAAAAGATTGGGATGGAGGTTATGCTATGGCTGGACTATTAGGTCACGGTGATGCGTTTGTTTTACGTGATCCTGCAGGTATACGCCCTGCCTATTATTATGAGGATGATGAGGTTGCAGTTGTAGCAAGTGAGCGCCCAGTAATTCAGACCGCATTTAATGTACCGTTTGATGAAGTCAAAGAACTTGATCCAGGAGCAGCAGTTATTGTTAAGAAAAGTGGAGAGTTATCCATAGAACAAATTTTGACTCCGCTTGCGCGAAAAGCGTGCTCTTTTGAGCGCATTTACTTTTCAAGAGGTTCAGATGCCGAAATTTATAAAGAGCGTAAAATGCTTGGACGACTATTAATGCCAGAAGTTCTTAAAAGCATAGATTATGACACAAAAAATTCTGTATTCTCTTTTATTCCTAACACAGCTGAGACCTCTTTTTACGGAATGGTCGAAGCTGCACAAGATGAGTTAAATCGTCAAAAGGGTGAAGAAATATTAGCAAACAAAGATAATTTAGATCCCTCCTCTATAGAACGTATTCTATCAAGGAGATTGCGCACAGAAAAGATAGCTATAAAGGATGCTAAGCTCAGAACATTTATTACAGAAGATAGCAGTAGAGATGATTTAGTCGCTCACGTATATGATATAACATACGGTGTTATTAAACCAGAAGATAAGTTAGTCATCATTGATGATAGTATCGTACGTGGTACTACTTTAAAGAAAAGTATTATAAAAATGATGGCTCGATTGAATCCGGCAAAAATCATTGTGGTCTCTTCTGCTCCTCAGATTAGATATCCAGATTGTTATGGGATAGATATGGCTAAGCTAGAAGATTTCATTGCCTTTAGAGCAGCGATTGAGCTACTTAAGGATCATGGCAAAGATGGGTTGATAGATGAGGTTTATAATAAATGTAAAGCTCAAGAAGCCTTTGAAGATAAAGATGTCATAAATTATGTAAAAGAAATTTATGCACCATTCACTCAAAAGGAGGTTTCCAAAAAAATAGCAGAGCTACTTACAGATCCATCTATTAAAACTGAAGTCGAGATAATTTATCAAACAGTTGAAAATTTACACCAAGCTTGCCCAAAAAATCTTGGAGACTGGTATTTTACAGGAGACTATCCAACTGACGGAGGCCACAGAGTGGTAAACAAAGCTTTTATCAATTTTGTAGAGGGTAATAATGCTAGAGCATATTAA
- a CDS encoding superoxide dismutase → MSFTLPELPYAKDALEPNIDAKTMEIHHGKHHAGYTTKLNNAIEGTDLEGKTIENILINLDMSNTAVRNNGGGFYNHKLFWEIMSPNGGGEPKGELAEAINDAFGNFESFKDKFSSAAGGQFGSGWAWLCVHEGGKVEVCSTPNQDNPLMPKVGCGGFPILGLDVWEHAYYLNYQNRRPDYVNAFFNVINWEKVSALYAQNK, encoded by the coding sequence ATGTCATTTACACTACCAGAATTACCATATGCAAAAGATGCTTTAGAGCCAAATATTGACGCTAAAACAATGGAAATCCATCACGGAAAACACCATGCAGGATATACAACAAAACTTAATAATGCGATTGAGGGAACTGATTTAGAGGGAAAAACGATTGAAAATATTTTGATCAACCTTGATATGTCAAATACGGCCGTAAGAAACAACGGAGGTGGTTTTTATAACCACAAACTGTTTTGGGAAATTATGTCTCCAAATGGAGGAGGAGAGCCTAAAGGAGAGCTAGCAGAAGCAATTAACGATGCTTTTGGTAACTTCGAATCTTTCAAAGATAAATTTTCAAGTGCTGCAGGCGGACAGTTTGGATCTGGATGGGCATGGTTATGTGTACATGAGGGCGGTAAGGTTGAAGTATGCTCAACACCAAACCAAGACAATCCACTTATGCCTAAAGTAGGCTGTGGAGGATTCCCAATCTTAGGGCTTGATGTTTGGGAACATGCTTATTACCTAAATTATCAAAACAGGCGACCAGATTATGTAAATGCTTTTTTCAATGTAATTAATTGGGAAAAAGTATCAGCATTGTATGCTCAGAATAAATAG
- a CDS encoding UvrD-helicase domain-containing protein: MTQTNSFKVLNASAGSGKTYSLVKEYITVLLKSNSLTKFRNLLAITFTNKAVAEMKERVLDTLTELNNYKEGQDKPAMLDDLIATSGLSTDIIVNKSGQILDKILHNYSAFDIVTIDTLTHRIIRTFAKDLDISGSFEVSLDQQTHNAQAVDALIAKIGLEKEVTEVLVNFAIDKADDDKSWDITRDLIDIAQLLHNENDIKALEALKDKSLSEFIQLSKKLNAEITKLAASQKQIATELLDFIHALGLDQKSFKGGYFYNFIVDVSEGKKKISYVGNGKTYKDQIEAYDFYNKSHNDEIKSIIDINKGTFISTFFKLKSLSGRQQLFKAFKSKLIPLSVLQLIKKELEHIKEEENILLISDFNKLIAASLRDQPAAFLYERLGERYTNFFIDEFQDTSILQWNNLIPLIENSISTLSEDLVENSLLLVGDPKQAIYRWRGGEAEQFIDLSSGKNPFSIPAQTDQLDTNYRSHAEVINFNNSFFTHISSHFDTTKYKAIYFTDNDQKLNHRAGGYVSLDFIDFTDRAEADIVYPERVLNIINKVTLDGFLLSDICVLTRNNSHGGMIAQYLEKEGISIISSESLLVHNSPIVQFIHAFLTMIVYRDKKEKRLPVLYFLSDYLQIEQPHQFYKELLGMSVSEMLVYLQRFDIFIHLEHLQTLTLYESVEYIIQRFALQEKGDAYVLAYLDLVYNYVQKSDRGILGFLDYYDEKKEKAAIVAPPQKEAVQIMSIHKSKGLEFPIVIYPYADTSIYRTQGEHQWYPLQNETEVTGFSLLMVPHSSKMSEFGDIGKSLYEQKHSEQQFDSLNVLYVALTRAVERLYVVSRFRESVKNISTLTDLFIDFLQKKQLWNVEQRVYTFGSPDKAITKLSDSEDLTVTLPFISSSKEDLGIQIATQAAFLWDDEKQNAINYGNLIHNLMAEVKYKEDIPDVLDNAHENGLISSSEKDIIEKIIYSIVQHPSLQDCFEVENEVITERVILSSNGEFHIPDRVETTPEGHTTVIDYKTGAHNSSHITQISAYSKLLLEMGYQVEKNLLVYINTKVEVITV; this comes from the coding sequence ATGACTCAAACAAACTCTTTTAAAGTTCTTAATGCTTCGGCTGGTTCTGGTAAAACGTATAGCCTTGTTAAGGAATATATTACAGTCCTTTTAAAGAGCAATAGCCTCACAAAATTTAGGAATCTATTAGCCATCACGTTTACAAACAAGGCGGTCGCCGAGATGAAAGAAAGAGTATTAGACACACTTACAGAACTCAACAATTATAAAGAAGGCCAGGATAAGCCAGCAATGTTAGATGATCTTATCGCAACTAGTGGGTTATCTACAGATATTATTGTAAACAAATCAGGTCAGATTTTAGATAAAATCTTACATAATTACTCAGCTTTTGATATCGTCACTATAGACACACTGACTCATAGGATTATCAGAACATTTGCAAAAGATCTAGATATTTCTGGCAGCTTTGAAGTTTCGTTAGATCAACAAACTCACAATGCTCAAGCAGTCGATGCTCTAATTGCTAAAATAGGGTTAGAAAAAGAAGTCACTGAGGTGTTAGTTAATTTTGCGATTGATAAAGCAGATGATGATAAAAGTTGGGATATCACCCGCGATCTTATTGATATAGCTCAATTGCTTCATAATGAAAATGATATCAAAGCATTAGAAGCCTTAAAAGACAAATCGCTCAGTGAATTTATCCAACTTTCCAAAAAATTAAATGCAGAAATAACTAAGCTCGCTGCCTCACAAAAACAAATCGCTACAGAGCTTCTTGATTTTATTCATGCTTTAGGTCTTGATCAAAAAAGTTTCAAAGGAGGATATTTTTATAATTTTATTGTAGATGTAAGTGAAGGAAAAAAGAAAATTTCTTACGTAGGAAATGGAAAAACCTACAAAGATCAAATTGAAGCTTATGATTTTTATAATAAATCTCATAATGATGAAATAAAGTCAATAATCGACATAAATAAAGGAACCTTTATTAGCACTTTTTTTAAACTGAAAAGTCTCTCTGGTAGGCAGCAACTTTTTAAAGCATTTAAATCTAAGCTCATTCCACTATCTGTTCTCCAACTTATAAAAAAAGAACTGGAACATATTAAAGAAGAAGAAAATATACTCCTTATTTCAGATTTTAATAAGTTAATAGCCGCCTCTCTTCGTGATCAACCTGCAGCTTTCCTCTATGAACGTTTAGGAGAACGATATACTAATTTTTTTATAGATGAGTTTCAAGACACCTCTATTTTACAATGGAATAATCTTATCCCATTGATAGAAAACTCTATAAGTACCCTATCTGAGGATCTGGTTGAAAACTCACTATTGCTAGTAGGTGATCCTAAACAAGCTATTTATAGATGGCGTGGTGGAGAGGCGGAGCAATTTATAGACTTAAGTTCTGGTAAGAACCCATTTTCTATTCCAGCACAAACAGATCAATTAGACACAAACTACAGAAGTCATGCAGAAGTTATAAATTTTAATAATAGTTTTTTTACGCACATCTCCTCACACTTCGATACGACCAAATATAAAGCTATTTACTTTACGGATAATGATCAAAAATTAAATCATCGTGCTGGAGGATATGTATCATTAGATTTTATCGATTTTACAGATCGAGCGGAAGCAGATATTGTTTATCCTGAACGGGTTTTAAATATCATAAATAAAGTGACCTTAGATGGGTTTTTATTGAGTGACATCTGTGTACTCACTCGTAATAATAGTCACGGTGGGATGATCGCTCAGTATCTCGAAAAAGAAGGGATTTCCATAATTTCCTCAGAAAGTTTGCTTGTGCACAACTCCCCTATTGTGCAATTTATTCATGCATTCCTTACTATGATCGTATATCGAGATAAAAAAGAAAAAAGACTTCCTGTTTTGTATTTTTTATCTGATTATCTGCAGATTGAACAACCACATCAATTTTACAAAGAGTTACTAGGCATGTCTGTATCAGAGATGCTTGTGTATCTACAACGATTTGATATTTTTATACACTTAGAACACCTACAAACACTTACTTTATATGAAAGTGTTGAGTATATCATACAGCGCTTTGCTTTACAAGAAAAAGGAGACGCTTACGTCCTAGCTTATTTAGATCTGGTTTATAATTATGTGCAAAAATCCGATCGTGGAATATTAGGTTTTTTAGATTATTATGATGAAAAAAAAGAAAAAGCTGCTATTGTAGCTCCACCACAAAAAGAGGCTGTTCAAATAATGAGTATTCATAAGTCTAAAGGATTAGAATTTCCTATCGTAATTTACCCGTATGCAGACACGAGTATATATCGTACTCAGGGCGAACATCAATGGTATCCATTACAGAACGAGACGGAAGTCACTGGCTTTTCTTTACTTATGGTACCTCACTCTAGTAAAATGTCAGAATTTGGAGATATAGGCAAAAGTCTCTATGAACAAAAACACAGCGAGCAGCAGTTTGACTCTCTAAACGTGCTTTATGTAGCGCTTACTCGCGCGGTAGAAAGATTATATGTGGTGTCACGCTTTCGCGAAAGCGTAAAGAATATTTCTACCCTCACAGATCTTTTTATAGATTTTCTACAAAAAAAACAATTGTGGAATGTGGAACAAAGGGTTTACACCTTTGGTTCACCAGATAAAGCAATTACTAAGCTTTCTGATAGTGAGGATTTGACTGTTACACTCCCTTTTATAAGTAGTTCAAAAGAGGATTTAGGGATTCAAATAGCAACACAAGCTGCTTTTTTATGGGATGACGAAAAGCAAAATGCTATAAACTACGGAAATCTCATACATAATCTTATGGCAGAAGTCAAGTATAAAGAAGATATCCCTGACGTATTAGATAACGCTCATGAAAATGGTCTAATCTCTTCTTCTGAAAAAGATATAATAGAAAAAATCATCTACTCAATTGTTCAACACCCTTCATTACAAGACTGCTTCGAGGTAGAAAATGAAGTGATTACAGAACGAGTTATACTTTCTAGCAACGGAGAATTTCATATTCCAGACAGGGTCGAAACAACGCCAGAGGGGCATACTACTGTTATTGATTATAAAACAGGAGCGCATAACTCCTCGCACATCACTCAAATTTCTGCCTATAGTAAACTACTTTTAGAAATGGGGTATCAAGTTGAGAAAAATCTCTTAGTTTATATAAATACCAAAGTAGAAGTTATCACAGTTTGA